The stretch of DNA CAGATTTGCTCAGGTTTACCTTGTGCTTTAAGTTCCGCTTGCATCTCAGCTTTAGCATTCTCTAAAACAGTATCCGTCAATTGTACGCGTGAAACAAAAAGAGGCATACGTTTAAGAGGTTTTTTAAGACGACTTAATTCTTCGTTCTCTTTTTCAATATCAGCTTTAATACCAATAGTCTCTTTTTCGACAAACTCAGGATCAAGTTCTGTATAGCTTAAGAAACTTGGTTTCATCGCTGCTGCATGCATACAAAGGTTACGGATGAATTCACCAGCACCTGCTGCTGTTTTTTCACTGTCACAATTTGCAGCGATAAGAACACCGACACGACCATTTGAGTGAACATAACCATTGACAACACCATTAGCACCCGCTTTAAGTGTCGCAAAACGTCTAACAACTAAGTTCTCACCAATAGTAGCAACTTTAGTTGCAAAGTACTCTTCAAATACAGTGCCATTAATAGTTGTTTTCATCAACTCTTCTGTACTTTGTACATTGGTTGCTTGAATATGTGCCGTTGTATCTTTCGTTAAGTTAATAAACCCTTCATTTTTTGCAACGAAGTCAGTTTCAGCATTAATTTCACTTACAGTTGCCATTTTGAGGCTTGCATCAACGTGAACATTGACCAACCCTTCACTTGCTAATCT from Sulfurospirillum oryzae encodes:
- the tsf gene encoding translation elongation factor Ts translates to MAEITAALVKELRESTGAGMMDCKKALVDTDGDFEAAKDLLREKGLGKAAKKADRLASEGLVNVHVDASLKMATVSEINAETDFVAKNEGFINLTKDTTAHIQATNVQSTEELMKTTINGTVFEEYFATKVATIGENLVVRRFATLKAGANGVVNGYVHSNGRVGVLIAANCDSEKTAAGAGEFIRNLCMHAAAMKPSFLSYTELDPEFVEKETIGIKADIEKENEELSRLKKPLKRMPLFVSRVQLTDTVLENAKAEMQAELKAQGKPEQIWDKIIPGQLERFIADNTQLDQQYTLLSQFYVMDDKKTIAQVVEEKAKELGGKIELVGYVRFELGEGLEKKACDFASEVAEQLK